Proteins encoded within one genomic window of Desulfuromonas acetoxidans DSM 684:
- a CDS encoding chemotaxis protein CheA — MQDAPQNAFKEEAYELLSELEDSLLELEEQPEDHETVSKVFRAMHTIKGSGAMFGFTTISQFTHEVETVFDLVRSGELPVSKQLVDLSLKARDHILSLLDSEPDEQGEYAATGAELVAQFQVLSRGGAPASPATQTTTSAESNTAPQSELTTYRIRFRPSLDIMHNGTSIAQLLDELCELGTCRTIAHKANIVDLEELDPENCYSSWDIILTSDCGEDAIRDVFIFVEDDCELIIKAIDLGNDEDDMEKKRLGDILVERGDISQEQIDEVLAKNKRIGDLLVEARLVSRDQVDSALLEQQEIRKLKEKKKEKTQGAGSLRVPADKLDDLVNLVGEMVTVQSRLSQVANQRHDAELLSIAEEVERLTEDLRDSTLNIRMLPIGSTFSKFKRLVRDISADLGKEVELKTTGAETELDKTVIEQLGDPLVHIIRNSMDHGIEMPDDRVAAGKPRCGQVHLSAEHSGDSVIIKISDDGKGMDPEVIRQKAISKEILSPDDQLSHTDLLNLVFAPGFSTAQQVTGLSGRGVGMDVVKRAIESLRGSITLESEKGKGSVVSLRIPLTLAIIESLLVQIDDGRYVLPLSAVEECVELTAQDIHDAHGRNLAKVRGHLVPYVPLREEFEIHGSPPAVQQIVITQINGQQLGFVVDNVIGEHQTVIKTLGPMYRDVQCVSGATILGDGSVALILDIVYLMQKASDEGRIKQGEGH; from the coding sequence ATGCAGGATGCACCGCAAAACGCTTTTAAGGAAGAAGCCTACGAACTACTCAGTGAGCTCGAGGACTCGTTACTCGAACTCGAAGAACAACCCGAAGACCATGAAACCGTTAGCAAAGTGTTCCGGGCCATGCACACCATCAAAGGCTCCGGAGCCATGTTCGGCTTTACCACCATCTCCCAATTCACCCACGAAGTCGAAACCGTCTTCGATCTGGTGCGTAGCGGAGAGCTGCCCGTCAGCAAACAACTCGTCGATCTCTCCTTAAAAGCACGCGACCACATCCTGTCCCTGCTCGACAGCGAGCCCGACGAACAAGGCGAATACGCCGCAACCGGCGCAGAACTTGTCGCTCAGTTTCAGGTCCTGAGCCGTGGTGGAGCCCCCGCATCACCAGCTACACAAACCACGACCAGCGCTGAAAGCAACACTGCGCCCCAAAGCGAACTCACCACCTACCGCATCCGTTTTCGGCCGTCTCTCGACATCATGCACAACGGCACCTCCATTGCCCAACTGCTCGATGAGCTTTGTGAACTCGGCACCTGTCGCACCATCGCCCACAAAGCCAACATCGTTGATCTTGAAGAACTTGATCCCGAAAACTGCTATTCCAGCTGGGATATCATCCTCACCAGCGACTGCGGCGAAGACGCCATCCGCGACGTGTTCATCTTCGTCGAAGACGACTGTGAACTGATCATCAAAGCCATCGACCTCGGCAACGACGAAGACGACATGGAGAAAAAACGCCTCGGTGATATCCTTGTTGAGCGCGGCGACATCAGTCAGGAACAGATCGATGAAGTCTTAGCCAAAAACAAACGGATCGGCGATCTACTCGTCGAAGCCCGTCTCGTCAGTCGCGATCAGGTTGACTCCGCCCTGCTCGAACAGCAGGAGATCCGCAAGCTCAAAGAAAAGAAAAAAGAAAAAACCCAAGGCGCCGGCAGCCTGCGCGTACCCGCCGACAAACTCGACGACCTCGTCAACCTCGTCGGTGAAATGGTCACCGTCCAGTCGCGCCTCAGCCAGGTCGCCAACCAGCGCCACGACGCCGAACTGCTCTCCATCGCCGAAGAAGTCGAACGCCTCACCGAAGACTTACGCGACAGCACCCTCAACATCCGCATGTTGCCCATCGGCAGCACCTTCAGCAAGTTCAAACGCCTCGTGCGCGACATCAGCGCCGACCTCGGTAAAGAAGTCGAGCTCAAAACCACCGGCGCCGAGACCGAACTCGACAAAACCGTCATCGAACAACTCGGCGATCCCCTCGTCCACATCATCCGCAACAGCATGGACCACGGCATCGAAATGCCCGACGACCGTGTCGCCGCCGGCAAACCCCGGTGCGGGCAGGTACACTTAAGCGCCGAACACTCCGGCGACAGCGTCATCATTAAAATCAGCGACGACGGCAAAGGCATGGATCCCGAAGTGATCCGCCAAAAAGCCATCAGCAAAGAGATTCTCAGCCCTGATGACCAACTTAGTCACACCGACCTGCTCAACCTCGTCTTTGCTCCCGGCTTCTCCACCGCCCAGCAAGTCACCGGCCTGTCCGGACGCGGCGTCGGCATGGACGTCGTCAAACGCGCCATCGAATCCCTACGCGGCAGCATCACCTTAGAAAGCGAAAAAGGCAAAGGCAGCGTTGTCAGCCTGCGCATTCCGCTTACCCTCGCCATCATCGAAAGCCTGCTTGTCCAGATAGACGATGGCCGCTATGTACTGCCCCTGTCCGCCGTCGAAGAATGCGTCGAACTCACCGCCCAAGACATCCACGACGCCCACGGCCGCAACCTTGCCAAAGTGCGTGGCCACCTCGTGCCCTACGTTCCGTTACGCGAAGAATTCGAGATCCACGGCAGCCCGCCCGCCGTCCAGCAGATCGTCATCACCCAGATCAACGGCCAGCAGCTCGGCTTCGTCGTCGACAACGTCATCGGCGAACACCAGACCGTCATCAAAACCCTCGGTCCCATGTACCGCGATGTCCAGTGCGTCTCCGGCGCCACCATCCTCGGCGACGGCAGTGTCGCCCTGATCCTCGACATCGTCTATTTGATGCAAAAAGCCAGTGACGAAGGACGAATTAAGCAGGGGGAGGGCCATTAG
- a CDS encoding chemotaxis protein CheW codes for MAAEDLEQMNQYLTFKLDDEVFALEIGKVREVLDFTEVTKVPQTPVFMRGVINLRGSVVPVVDMRVKFSMDEAEATVNTCIIITEVVMDGEPSVLGALVDSVQEVLELDPDQIEPPPRIGTKLDTEFIRGMGKHNEEFIIILDIDRVFSADEISLIQATNRSAE; via the coding sequence ATGGCCGCAGAAGATCTCGAACAGATGAACCAGTATTTGACCTTCAAGCTTGATGATGAAGTCTTCGCACTGGAAATAGGTAAAGTCCGTGAAGTTCTCGACTTTACTGAAGTTACTAAGGTCCCACAAACGCCTGTTTTTATGCGCGGTGTCATCAATCTGCGAGGCAGTGTGGTTCCTGTTGTCGACATGCGGGTCAAATTCAGCATGGACGAGGCTGAAGCCACGGTAAATACCTGTATTATCATTACAGAAGTGGTTATGGATGGTGAACCCAGCGTGCTTGGTGCCTTGGTTGATTCGGTACAGGAAGTACTCGAACTCGATCCCGATCAGATCGAACCGCCGCCACGCATCGGGACAAAACTCGATACCGAATTCATCCGTGGGATGGGTAAGCACAACGAGGAGTTTATTATTATCCTGGATATTGACAGGGTTTTCTCTGCCGATGAAATCTCGCTGATTCAGGCGACAAACCGATCAGCTGAATAA